One Anopheles marshallii chromosome 3, idAnoMarsDA_429_01, whole genome shotgun sequence genomic region harbors:
- the LOC128710749 gene encoding protein naked cuticle-like, which translates to MNILVISFLAVVSLTTFPTQTYCTPAASSSGTHDPKKSVAAAEAAQPVNDNGLKEIWQEDDREVLIRNERGTKNGGSAAAGKKNHKKEKLSPYSSHQRHQEQQQQQQQQQQQKQEQQLGTGSRKGQKKVKPTDATRTEPAANSQCRYTKGPWTECDATTNKRSRTLSLKKGESSCVQTRTIEKKCKKACRYDKGAWSDCDTNGQMSRTDSLKQSSDTTCQTTRVVNKNCNQGKSKDKQNKPPKAEKKEKGVRKNRQ; encoded by the exons ATGAACATTCTGGTAATATCATTTCTGGCCGTGGTGTCGCTGACAACCTTCCCGACCCAAACGTACTGTACGCCGGCCGCATCCAGCAGTGGCACGCACGATCCCAAGAAATCGGTCGCCGCCGCCGAAGCCGCCCAGCCGGTCAACGATAATGGGCTGAAGGAGATCTGGCAGGAGGACGACCGGGAGGTGCTGATCCGTAACGAGCGTGGCACCAAGAACGGAGGCAGCGCGGCCGCCGGTAAGAAGAACCACAAGAAAGAGAAACTTTCCCCTTACAGCTCGCACCAGCGCCATCaagagcagcaacagcagcagcagcagcagcagcaacagaaacaGGAACAGCAGCTCGGTACAGGAAGCCGCAAAGGCCAGAAAAAGGTGAAACCGACCGACGCGACCAGAACCGAGCCGGCAGCGA ACTCCCAGTGCCGCTACACCAAGGGACCGTGGACCGAGTGTGACGCTACCACCAACAAACGTTCCCGAACCCTTTCACTGAAAAAGGGCGAATCGTCCTGCGTCCAGACCCGTACCATTGagaagaaatgcaaaaaag CCTGCCGTTACGACAAGGGTGCCTGGTCCGATTGCGACACCAACGGACAGATGTCCCGCACGGACAGCCTGAAGCAGTCGAGCGATACCACCTGCCAGACGACGAGAGTGGTCAACAAAAACTGCAACCAGGGCAAGTCCAAagacaaacagaacaaaccaCCGAAGGCTGAGAAGAAGGAGAAAG